Proteins from a genomic interval of Bacillus methanolicus:
- the mobV gene encoding MobV family relaxase encodes MSFAIIRMQKFKAADVKGIQIHNYREKESHTNPDIDHSKTKLNYDLLNSSPIDFKEAIQKEIDERYTGQRAIRKDAVRLCEFVITSDKEFFDRLSPEEEKRFFEESLSFLQNRYGKENFLYGIVHKDEKTPHMHVGMVPITKDGKLAAKQFFGKKTELQSLQTDFHKHITEKGFDLERGVSSDRKHIETQRLKAITVKEELERLEDRLQDVKKSVEHAKKIDQVEVKESGLFGPKSVKLAVSDFEEIKTLAKASEALRTENKALQRENERIKAENKRIKTEKQKLLDENRSLRNEINDLKKNVQTLERENLFLKRTLERLKAYYNEKVQNFSLMVGAFKATILDKMGMKLLKKYFTDEHEIEGGDGIYLWKKD; translated from the coding sequence ATGAGTTTTGCTATTATTCGCATGCAAAAATTCAAAGCTGCAGATGTCAAAGGAATACAGATTCATAATTATCGGGAAAAGGAAAGTCACACCAATCCAGACATTGATCACAGCAAAACGAAATTAAATTATGACCTGTTGAATTCGTCTCCCATTGATTTTAAAGAAGCAATACAAAAAGAAATTGATGAACGCTATACCGGTCAAAGAGCGATTCGGAAAGATGCCGTTCGTTTATGCGAGTTTGTGATAACGAGTGATAAAGAGTTTTTTGATCGATTGAGTCCTGAAGAAGAAAAACGGTTTTTTGAAGAGAGTCTCTCTTTCCTTCAAAATCGATACGGAAAAGAAAATTTTTTATATGGGATTGTCCATAAAGACGAGAAAACCCCTCATATGCACGTTGGAATGGTTCCGATCACAAAAGACGGGAAACTTGCAGCTAAACAGTTTTTTGGCAAAAAAACTGAGTTGCAATCCTTACAGACTGATTTTCATAAACACATTACGGAAAAAGGTTTTGATTTGGAGCGTGGTGTGTCAAGTGATCGCAAGCATATCGAAACACAACGGCTAAAGGCTATAACGGTCAAAGAAGAGCTTGAAAGGTTAGAAGATCGGCTTCAGGATGTAAAAAAATCCGTAGAGCATGCAAAAAAGATAGACCAAGTAGAGGTCAAAGAAAGTGGCTTATTTGGGCCGAAATCGGTCAAATTAGCCGTTTCAGACTTTGAGGAGATAAAAACCCTTGCTAAAGCTTCTGAAGCCCTTAGAACGGAAAATAAAGCCCTTCAGAGGGAGAATGAGAGAATTAAAGCTGAGAATAAGAGAATTAAAACTGAAAAACAGAAACTGTTGGACGAAAATCGATCATTGAGAAATGAGATTAATGACTTGAAAAAGAACGTTCAAACGCTTGAGAGAGAGAATCTATTTCTAAAACGTACCCTTGAACGGTTGAAAGCTTATTACAACGAAAAAGTTCAAAATTTTAGTTTGATGGTTGGAGCCTTTAAAGCGACGATACTTGACAAGATGGGTATGAAGTTGCTTAAAAAATATTTTACGGATGAACACGAGATAGAGGGAGGGGATGGGATTTACTTATGGAAAAAAGATTAA